In the genome of Globicephala melas chromosome 3, mGloMel1.2, whole genome shotgun sequence, one region contains:
- the NEUROG1 gene encoding neurogenin-1, whose product MPAPLETCLSDLDCASSSSTSDLSGFLTDEEDCARLQQPTSSSGPPMTARKGSPGIPGASDTPRAQDDEQERRRRRGRARVRSEALLHSLRRSRRVKANDRERNRMHNLNAALDALRSVLPSFPDDTKLTKIETLRFAYNYIWALAETLRLADQGLPGGGARERLLPPQCAPCLPGPPSPASDAESWGSGAAASPCAAAASPLSDPSSPAASEDFTYGPGDPLFSFPGLPKDLLHTTPCFIPYH is encoded by the coding sequence ATGCCAGCCCCTCTGGAGACCTGCCTCTCGGACCTCGACTgcgccagcagcagcagcaccagCGACCTGTCCGGCTTCCTCACCGACGAGGAGGACTGTGCCAGGCTCCAACAGCCCACGTCCTCCTCGGGGCCGCCCATGACGGCCCGCAAGGGCTCACCCGGGATTCCCGGGGCGTCGGACACTCCTCGTGCGCAGGACGACGAGCAGGAGCGGCGTCGGCGCAGGGGCCGCGCGCGGGTGCGCTCTGAGGCGCTGCTGCACTCGCTGCGCAGGAGCCGACGCGTCAAGGCCAACGACCGCGAGCGCAACCGCATGCACAACTTGAACGCGGCGCTGGACGCGCTGCGCAGCGTGCTGCCCTCCTTCCCCGACGACACCAAGCTCACCAAGATCGAGACGCTGCGCTTCGCCTACAACTACATCTGGGCTTTGGCCGAGACTCTGCGCCTGGCCGACCAGGGGCTGCCCGGGGGCGGTGCCCGAGAGCGCCTCCTGCCGCCGCAGTGTGCCCCCTGCCTCCCCGGGCCCCCGAGCCCCGCCAGCGACGCGGAGTCCTGGGGCTCCGGGGCCGCCGCCTCCCCCTGCGCCGCTGCCGCCTCGCCACTCTCTGACCCCAGTAGCCCCGCCGCCTCCGAAGACTTCACCTATGGCCCTGGCGACCCCCTTTTTTCCTTCCCGGGCCTGCCCAAAGACTTGCTCCACACGACGCCCTGTTTCATCCCTTACCACTAG